A single Gimesia sp. DNA region contains:
- a CDS encoding DUF971 domain-containing protein, with the protein MELTPTELKRLDDQTLLITWSDGQRKRYAVSDLRKACPCVMCRNERKAAEHAPQQLTILAPTELAPLKIDRMALAGNYAYRITFSDGHNTGLFTFEHLRELGEVEE; encoded by the coding sequence ATGGAACTGACCCCGACCGAACTGAAACGCCTCGACGACCAGACGCTGCTCATCACCTGGAGCGACGGACAACGGAAACGCTATGCGGTCTCTGACCTGCGTAAAGCCTGCCCCTGTGTGATGTGTCGCAATGAACGGAAGGCGGCCGAACACGCACCACAGCAGCTGACGATTCTGGCTCCGACCGAACTGGCACCGCTCAAAATCGACCGCATGGCACTGGCCGGCAACTACGCCTACCGCATCACCTTCAGCGATGGCCACAACACGGGCCTGTTTACCTTCGAGCACCTGCGTGAACTGGGTGAAGTTGAGGAATAG